The Paenibacillus sp. G2S3 region CTCAACCCGATCTTCGGTTTCCTGTCAGGCATGTTGATCAGTTTGAGCGGCTTCTTGGGTAGCTTAACGGTTTCTGTGCTGAAGCGAGATTTGCTCATCGGTGATGGCGATAAATTCGTAGCTTTAAAAGAAAGCTATTTAAGCCGTGTCGATAGCTTGACCTACACCTCGCCGGTCTTTTTCCATGTCATCCGTTATTTCTTCGATTTCATGTAGATTAGTTTTCTACGACGATTTTGGTCGCTTGACCGATCGGTTCTCCACTGCCTTGTTCCTTAGAATTAATCGAATCTTAACGTGAGGTTCAGGAACAATGTTGCAATTGAAAGCCGTTTAGGCGTTCCATAAATGATACTGTAGCGTCTTTATCATGTCCTCTTGATGGATGGCAAACTGCTTAAATCTATGTCCGTTAGCTCCAGAAGGATGAGGAAATCCCCATAAACAGCGCCGCTGATCGAGTTTTCCCTCGGACACCAAAAGCTGGAGCATTCCCTCCACCGTTTTGCCTAGAGGAATAATTAAAGCTTGGCTCAGGATGCCCAACTCTTGCCCTAAGGACAATAGAGCACATTGTCTAAGGAACGGATCTGAAAGCAGCTTAGGATGTACTCCACTATAATTTTTCTGCTCTACGAACACGGGAAACCGTAATAAAGAGGTGGTATGCAGGTTCGTTTGCTGCTCCTGAAACAATTCGTCACAAGAGGTAAGGTTCAAATACTGATGAAGCCCAAGCGTATCTAGCATGTGAATTAACGTACTCCTCATGGAGCCTGCGAACCTCGCCGCTTCTTTTGCTTTTCTGCATACCTCTTCATCTGAAAGTCCGGACTCCAACCCTATGACCGCTTCTTGTATGGCTATTCTCATCTGTGTAAAGCCGGGTGTCAGCCCGATAATAATCACCTTTGCAGTGGGATTCAGGTACTCATTGTGCGGTGCATAGTACATTTCAAGCTTACCGCTACGCTTCATTAGAAGCTTATCTACCTGCAGATCCTCTTTCGTTAGCGCGGTAGCCTTCGGAAGTGAGAGCATCGCTGCTTTATACTGTTGTAGATGGTTAGAGATGAGCATGTCATCTACCTCTCATGTCCCTATAATGATCCACTCACGAGACGCCCTTCGTACCATACGGCTTGTCGCTCGGCTCTTCGTGCTACAGCTTCAGCCGAACAGCTCGCATGCAGCAGCACAAAGCTTGCAGTGTCTCCTACCTTTGGCCACACCTGTTCACCTTTTAGGTTAAGCGGTGTTATCCCTCCCGTTATGAATCCTAAAGATTGCGATAATGACCGTTCATCACTACACCCATATAACTCTGCGTACCGTCCCGCCTTCTCCAATTGATCTCCATTTCCAAAAGGAGACCAGTGATCCGTAAGGCTGTCTGTTGCCAGTTTCACTTGTACACCTTGGCTGTGCAGCATCGGTAGTGGCATCATCATTCTGCCAATAGGTACTGTGGATGCAATCCCCATCCCAAGTGATGCCATCCGTGTAGCCATTTCTTCTGCTTCCTGCTGCGATGCACCTGCGAACCAGAATGCGTGGCTAACGGTCACTTTGCCCTGCAAACCAGCTTCTTCTGTGAGATCAGCCAAACGCGACAACGTCTGCTTTCCTGCTTCTTTTCCATCATGTAAGTGAAGATCAATACCGGCATTGTTCATAACGGCTAGCTCGACCATGGTCTGAAGTGACTTCTCGATATCACCATCCACGGAGTAGGGATCGACACCTCCTACATAGGTTGCCCCTTCTGCCAAGGATTGCTTTACTAATTCGACAGAATTAGAGCGAAGCAGACCATGCTGCGGAAAGGCTACAATTTCTGATGAAATTTTGCCGGAGAAGGTCTCCAAGGCTTGCAGCGTTGCTTCTAAACGCTTCAGACCGCTGACAGGCTCGATATTACAATGACTACGCACATGTGTGGCACCGAAACGCTGTATAAGCGTCAAAATGCTCTCCGCTTGTTGTCTCGCCATGGGCAGCAGCTTAGGCAATAATACCTTCTCTTCCTCAATCCGTTCAAAGACACTAGACGCAGGCTTTACTGCCTTCCATGGTCCAGCAAAATATGTTTTATCTAGATGGATATGCGCCTCCTCAAAAGAAGGAAGCAGCAATAACCCTTTGCAGTCATATTTAGGTAGATGACTCTGAAGCTCCATGTCCGCTCCAACGACTTCTGAAATCTTATCCCCGTCAATTCGGATATGACAAGCCTTCGTATCCGTTCCCACCACTTGTCCATCTTCTATGACATAACCCTGTTCTAATCTAATATTGGTTAACCAGTAAGAAGCATTCAACATGCTACCCCATCCTTTTCTCGACGATTTAATATAGGTGCGAACCACTTTATTCTAAATGGTACCATAGCCCTTGCCATATAAAAAATGTCTGAAAGGATTTTAGCATAAGACTATATCGTAAACATCTCAACTTCTCGCTTTAACCATACGGACAACTCACTGAGCTCGCTAAGTTTGGTTGTCATCTCATCGATAGTCGCAAGCTGCTCTTCCGTGGAAGCCGCTACTTCCTGTGAGGACGATGCCGACTGATCAATGAGCTGTGAAGATTGCACTAAAGCCTTCAATGATTGATGTGACATTGTAGACAACTCACCAAATATGCCTTGAATTCGCAGCGTACTTTGAGTCGTTAGCTCAACCTTCTGAACGATTTCCTCTAGAGATTGTTGCCCCTGTAGCACTAATTCATTCTGTAGATTAACCACTTGCTGACTCGATTCCATAGTTTTTACAGCTACATTTGTATCCGATTGAATCGCGCCAACAAGCTTAGTAATCTGCTCAGCCGCTCTTTCGGAACCTTCAGCAAGCTTACGAATCTCTCCTGCAACTACAGCAAAACCGTTCCCTTGTTCTCCAGCGCGGGCCGCTTCAATGGCTGCATTTAGCGCGAGTAGATTCGTCTGACTAGCCAATTCGGAAATCACGGTAATGATCTCACCGATTTGGCTGGATCGGCTGTTCAGCTGTGCAATGGTTTCTGTTGAGCGCTCAATGGAACTAACCATAGTTTCCAAGTGATCTACAGATGCCTGGTTTGCACGCTGGCCAGTTTGCACCGCTTTTATTAAATGATTGGAATCGCGAACTGTCTTTACCGTTTCCTGCATAATTTCCTCAGAGATTTCCCCTGTCCGTTCCATCATCGTGAGTACTTGCCGCACATGTTCTGCTTGCTCCGTCGACCTCACAGCCATATCCGTAATAATCGTTGTGATTTGCTTGGATGTCTCATTTGTCTGCTCTGCTGAAACTTGAAGTATCCCTGCATTTTCATTCAGATGATTGGCCTGTGAAGTGACATTCCCGACGATGGCCCGAATGTTATCCAGAAACTGATTCATGGAATACGCCAACATCCCAATCTCATCATTACGCTTCATGTCCAGCTTCTTAGTCAGATCGCCTCCATGTTCAACAAGCTCAATTACATGCTCATTGATTCTGCGAAGCGGTCGTACTATAAGGCGGGTTAAGATAATGAAGAGCAAGACAATAAAAATAATCAGAGCGATAACAAAACCGAATATAATTAAATATTGGTTGTCCATCATAGGCTCCAAAATCTGTTCTACAGGCATCACCAGCACTAAGTTATAATCTGTATCGCCGATTCTTGTAAAGGCATAGACATTCTTCGAGTCCTCCGTACCACTAGTTCCCGTAGATTGTGCTATGACCTGACCGACCTTTTGCAGCTGTATGTCCGGTTCATCAGATATAGCTTTACCTATAACGTGTTTAGGGTTCTGACTTGCTACGTATCGTCCAGCTTTATCTATGACAAAATAATAACCTGCGCCCTCCTCCTTCATTCCAGCCAAGTTCTTCTCAAAATCATTCGATAATCGACTATTTAGTTTAGTAGAAGTTAGCTCTACCTTATAGTTAAGCTTTTGTTCAACTTCATGACTGAGAATTTCATTAAACTTAGAAAATGTGTACATACATAGACCTGCAAAAATCAACACCATGTATACTACAGTAACGGTCATAACGATGGTTCGAACGGTTTTCTTTTTCAATTGTCAGAATTCCCTTCCAATCTAGTGACATCATGTCATCCATAGCTACAGATTAATCTGACCGTGATGTTTAACTCTGGACCTAGCTTCTCCAATACGACCAGCTTCCTTGCTCAGTAGCTCATCCACTCGCTGGCTCTTCAGCCCCCTTCTAGCAATCTCCTTTAAGACTTCTTCCAGACCCGTGATCATGTTCAGCGGCGCCTCTCGGTCTGCCCCCGGTGTATCACCATTGTCGTGCAGAACGATGATAGAACCAGGTTTTATCTTTTTCAATAAATCATGCTTTATTTGCGCTGCGCTAACCGACGCTTTCCAATCTCCCACCATTACAGACCACAACACTACCCGATAAGAGCGTCTTAGTAAGACTAGATCTCCCAAATTAAGAAGCCCCCAAGGTGGGCGATACAAAATAGGCCTTTCTCCTGTAATCCGCTCAACAATATCAGCTGTTCGATCTACTTGCTTCCGTCTATTCGTCCATGGGAAGTAAATCCAGTTAGGCGTATGTGTATAATTATGAATGCCGATCTGATGTCCTTCACGGTGCATTCGCTGGATTAAATCCGGGTATTGCTCAGCCTTTTTGCCTAATACAAAGAAGGTCGCTTTAACGTCATGTTCATGTAATAAGTCCAGTAATTCAGGGGTATAGCATGGATCGGGTCCGTCATCGAAAGTAAAAGAAATTCCCTTCGCAGCATCTCCTCTGGAGACAACACCCCATCCCCATATTCGAGTAATCACAAAAGGAACGATCATATAAAGAATAATCACATCTATAGCTAAAATAGTGAGCGTCCACATCAGGAAACCGCCTCTTTCCTTCGAGGAGCAAACCTCGCTTTCAAAGACTGCTTACTAAGCACGAGCATCTTAGGAGATAACTTTTCAGTACTGTCCTCTAGGCGTTGTCTCCCCTCTGGATGCAGCATGCGAAGTAAGAACCGAAGATAGATTCCGAACCATCGCCGCTGCCATTTGGACTTGATAGGATGCTGTTCAAACCCAATCCCATGAATGATTCCCCGGTGAAGCAGTGTAATCCCGGTTAGTGCCTGTACTTTACTTAGCTCTGGATTGCAGTCCAGTTCACGACTGATCTCCTTCATAGCCTCACGTAGCATGCGTGCAGTACGGATTCCGGCCCGATCCGCGCCAAGTGTACGCGTTAGCTGCACTACCTGACGATTATCCAGATGAAGCTCCCCCACCCAATCTCCCGGAAGGATCCGGTGCCCATCTTGGCAGACTATACTTTCCCCGTGATACTTCAACACGACCAATTTACATATCCCGTATTTCCACACGGACTGACTGCGGAACTTGGTGACAACAGCAAATAGGTTCTCCCACATCATCCAAAGGGATTGCGAAAATAATTTTATAAATGAGACTGAAGCTACCATTATTCTTCCTTCTTTCCTGTTAAAGTTTATCTTCTAGCAAAATCCTTCACTAAACGCCGCGTATACCTGCCGATCATTTTTACCAGACCGTTGCCGAGATAAGTACCTATCCAAAGAAATACCGCACCTAACAGCATGAAAATAAGTGAGCTGCTTAGCGTTTTATTTTCAATCCCGAATAATGAGATAGAAGTGAAATCAAATAAGTACAAGACAGGTGCCAATAAGAGAATAATCGGGGCGAAGTAAAAAAGAGCTGCACAAACGAGACTGACCAGACCCATTCCAATTTGCAATGTCAGCCCAATAATCGCTCTCCAGTTATGTCCATTGAGTAGCTCCGTCTTAACCTTTTCCCACAGGCTACCTTCTTCTTGAGATCGGATTGGAATCGTGCGTACAGAAATATCCGTATAGACTTTCGTTCGAATCCGCTCATGCTGTAAAAAAGTCTCGGTAGAACGTAAAACATAATAAAGGATTGGAATCCCTACTATGGTGAAGGACATCGCAACTCCAAAGGTGATACCCACCAAATAAAAGCAAAAGTAAAACAGACCTGTGGCAAACGTAATTAATAAGAAACAGAAATTCCTCACATGTTTCCGGATCATTTGATTCATGTTCTTCTCTCCCTCTCTGCAATAAAAATTTGTTCATCTACGCAGCTCCTATGCTAATGCTCCTGATGTAAAATCGACCAGTGCCATAATGTCATATGACAGTTATTTCATACAAGCATAAACGCCTTCGGCGTCCTTATAAGGACGGTAAGCGTTTAAGCGAGAAATATAAGACATAAATTATGGTGTGAAACTTATACTTTTTTATATTTAAAAAAAGCACCTTTTGCCTACTCCCACAGGGGAAAATAGACAACAAGGTGCTCGTCAATTTCAGATGATTCAGTTATGGTTATTCCATAGTACCAAAAGCTTTATCTACAGCCTCTTCACGGTTCCGTACACCCAGCTTAGCATAGATGGTAGAAGCGTAATTTCTCACCGTCCCATCGGACAAATACAATTTGGCAGCAATGGACTTATAACGCAGACCCTTAGACAGGCATTCTAGAATCTCCAGCTCACGTGGAGTCAGCCCATATTCATTACTCTGCTCAGTCGGCGCTTCAGAAGCTGGATGCATCTCATAGTTATCTATTAATACATTCGTAATATCTGGTGTAATCATCTTCACACCCCGATGTACGAGACGTATACCTTCGAATAACTCCTGCGGCTCGGTAGATTTTAACAAGTAGCCATCTGCCCCGTTTTGTAGCGCTTCGACTGCCATATCTGTTTCTTGAAAAGTAGTCAGGATCAACACTCGTACCCCTGGCCACTTTTGCTTGATATGCTTAGTTGCTTCCGCACCATCCATGCCTGGCATATTTAAGTCCATCAGCACCACGTGAGGTTGATCCAGTTCGCAGAAGCTTACTGCCTGCTCACCATTCTCTGCTAACCCTATGATCTCAAAATCCGGCTCCTGCTCTAGTATAATTCGTAGACTATCCCGGATATAGGGCTGATCATCTACCAGCAATAAACGAACCATTTCCTCTCGTATCTCTTCAAGCCTTGGCAAACTACAGGTCACTAAGGTTCCTTCCCCTGGCTTAGAGTAAAAATATACTTGTCCTTGCAAGTTAGAGGCTCGTTCCTTCATCGCGTTCAGACCAAATCCTGCTGTTAAATCCTCTGCGCCTAATCCATTATCCTGTACATCCAGGCGGATCAACTTCTCTTCGTAATGTAGACTAATGACAATCTCACTGGCTTGACCATGACGTACAGCGTTGGTTATTGACTCTTGCACACATCTGTATAATGTCATTTGGGCCTGCTTGGATACTGTATAGGCCTCTCCGAACGTTCTTAGGCGAATCTTAACCTTCGAGAAGGTCTGGAAATCATCCACTAATTTCTGCAGGGACTGCATAAGCGTCAACGAATCCTGTGAAGAGCCCACATGATGCAAATATCGACGAACATCATCTAGGCCATTGCGAGTTAGTTTTAACAAGGCATCTATCTTTTGCGCCCCATCCGAAGTGTTCACCTCCGTACGTAAAGTCTCTAACCCCATAAGAATGGATGTATAGGAATGCCCCACCGTATCATGCAGATCCTTGGATAACCGATCTCGTTCTTCCAGAAGTGTCATACGCTCGACTTGTGAGATATACTGCTCCAAGACTGCATTCTGATCCTTAATGATTCCGCTCTGCTTGTGATTGACCATTAGTAAATGAAAGGCGAAGCCAAGCGTATACACCAAGCCAATGTTCAAGATCATCGATACCGCATCCACTTGCTGTGACAACCTAGACAACAGAATTGGAATCAAAATAACCGTAATCGGTGCTGACCAACGATAAGACCTTTGTGCACTATTGCTGGCAATCATAAAAGCAGTAGGTAAAAAAGTTACATAGGATTCAGGAAATAGAGCCGCCAAATATAAGCATAGACCACCAGAAAGAAGGATCTCCGCAATCAGATAATATTTATAATGCAGCTGCAAACAGAACCAAGGCACTGAAAAAGCGACCAGGCCCCAAACAAACGCGATCCAAAAAGGAATCGTAAAATCGTCCGAAAGATAACACATGGTGATCAATAAAGAAGTAGAAAAACAAATCCGAAACAGGAGGACGAGCCAATCGTACCAGAACCACTGTTTGACCAGATTAAACAAGACATTGCCCCCTATATACTGTGCTGACTAGACCTTTATTATAGTGTAACTCCTTAAGGCCTTACTAGTTACAAAAGGTCATGAGTTGGGATGACATTTCCGCTAAGGGTGTAATTACAGAATAGAAAAAAGATGCCATCCCTTTAGGGGCAGCATCCCTTGATCAATCCTAATGGACTTCTGGAATTAAAACTTAATTCGTGAAAATCCATTATTCGTCATTACATACCCCACGCCGTTACCCACGTAGTTAAAATTAATATCATCGTTCAGCTTGAAAGTATAATCTACTGCGAGTGTTTTAGGATTTATAACATATATAGCGGAACCCGGGAAGCCAAGATTAATATTACCATCCTGTAATCGGTTCAACGAAACAAAAAATTCTGTCTCATCTTGAAGGGCTACCAACTTGAAGTGGGTTGATCTACAGGATTATCAGAATACCTCTATCGAAGAAATCATGCTTTTATGGTGCAGCTTAAATAAACGAATCGTAAACGTCATTTCCAAAATTCCCAGTGACAAACTGGCCTATCTTTGCAATATAGGAAATAATCAACTCGTGACTCTAGAATGGTTGATTCAAGACTATCTAGAACATATGGAGCACCATATTCAAAAGCAAATTTTATAACGGATTACTCATCACCGGAGGACACAACTATGTTAGCCGCACTACTTCACGGAATCGCCTTAGCCTTTGGATTAATTCTTCCGCTTGGCGCACAAAATGTCTTTGTATTTAACCAAGGGGCCTCACAGCCACAGTTTAAAAAAGCCATCCCAGTTATTATTACGGCTGCTTTATGTGACACCCTTCTTATTTTATTAGCCGTCTTAGGCGTTTCTGTTCTTGTGTTTGCCATCCCTGTTCTGCAGACCGCTTTATTTGCAGTAGGACTTGTATTTCTTTTGTATATGGG contains the following coding sequences:
- a CDS encoding amidohydrolase produces the protein MLNASYWLTNIRLEQGYVIEDGQVVGTDTKACHIRIDGDKISEVVGADMELQSHLPKYDCKGLLLLPSFEEAHIHLDKTYFAGPWKAVKPASSVFERIEEEKVLLPKLLPMARQQAESILTLIQRFGATHVRSHCNIEPVSGLKRLEATLQALETFSGKISSEIVAFPQHGLLRSNSVELVKQSLAEGATYVGGVDPYSVDGDIEKSLQTMVELAVMNNAGIDLHLHDGKEAGKQTLSRLADLTEEAGLQGKVTVSHAFWFAGASQQEAEEMATRMASLGMGIASTVPIGRMMMPLPMLHSQGVQVKLATDSLTDHWSPFGNGDQLEKAGRYAELYGCSDERSLSQSLGFITGGITPLNLKGEQVWPKVGDTASFVLLHASCSAEAVARRAERQAVWYEGRLVSGSL
- a CDS encoding methyl-accepting chemotaxis protein, with amino-acid sequence MKKKTVRTIVMTVTVVYMVLIFAGLCMYTFSKFNEILSHEVEQKLNYKVELTSTKLNSRLSNDFEKNLAGMKEEGAGYYFVIDKAGRYVASQNPKHVIGKAISDEPDIQLQKVGQVIAQSTGTSGTEDSKNVYAFTRIGDTDYNLVLVMPVEQILEPMMDNQYLIIFGFVIALIIFIVLLFIILTRLIVRPLRRINEHVIELVEHGGDLTKKLDMKRNDEIGMLAYSMNQFLDNIRAIVGNVTSQANHLNENAGILQVSAEQTNETSKQITTIITDMAVRSTEQAEHVRQVLTMMERTGEISEEIMQETVKTVRDSNHLIKAVQTGQRANQASVDHLETMVSSIERSTETIAQLNSRSSQIGEIITVISELASQTNLLALNAAIEAARAGEQGNGFAVVAGEIRKLAEGSERAAEQITKLVGAIQSDTNVAVKTMESSQQVVNLQNELVLQGQQSLEEIVQKVELTTQSTLRIQGIFGELSTMSHQSLKALVQSSQLIDQSASSSQEVAASTEEQLATIDEMTTKLSELSELSVWLKREVEMFTI
- a CDS encoding polysaccharide deacetylase, with product MVASVSFIKLFSQSLWMMWENLFAVVTKFRSQSVWKYGICKLVVLKYHGESIVCQDGHRILPGDWVGELHLDNRQVVQLTRTLGADRAGIRTARMLREAMKEISRELDCNPELSKVQALTGITLLHRGIIHGIGFEQHPIKSKWQRRWFGIYLRFLLRMLHPEGRQRLEDSTEKLSPKMLVLSKQSLKARFAPRRKEAVS
- a CDS encoding sensor domain-containing protein — protein: MNQMIRKHVRNFCFLLITFATGLFYFCFYLVGITFGVAMSFTIVGIPILYYVLRSTETFLQHERIRTKVYTDISVRTIPIRSQEEGSLWEKVKTELLNGHNWRAIIGLTLQIGMGLVSLVCAALFYFAPIILLLAPVLYLFDFTSISLFGIENKTLSSSLIFMLLGAVFLWIGTYLGNGLVKMIGRYTRRLVKDFARR
- a CDS encoding polysaccharide deacetylase family protein, whose amino-acid sequence is MWTLTILAIDVIILYMIVPFVITRIWGWGVVSRGDAAKGISFTFDDGPDPCYTPELLDLLHEHDVKATFFVLGKKAEQYPDLIQRMHREGHQIGIHNYTHTPNWIYFPWTNRRKQVDRTADIVERITGERPILYRPPWGLLNLGDLVLLRRSYRVVLWSVMVGDWKASVSAAQIKHDLLKKIKPGSIIVLHDNGDTPGADREAPLNMITGLEEVLKEIARRGLKSQRVDELLSKEAGRIGEARSRVKHHGQINL
- a CDS encoding hybrid sensor histidine kinase/response regulator transcription factor, with translation MFNLVKQWFWYDWLVLLFRICFSTSLLITMCYLSDDFTIPFWIAFVWGLVAFSVPWFCLQLHYKYYLIAEILLSGGLCLYLAALFPESYVTFLPTAFMIASNSAQRSYRWSAPITVILIPILLSRLSQQVDAVSMILNIGLVYTLGFAFHLLMVNHKQSGIIKDQNAVLEQYISQVERMTLLEERDRLSKDLHDTVGHSYTSILMGLETLRTEVNTSDGAQKIDALLKLTRNGLDDVRRYLHHVGSSQDSLTLMQSLQKLVDDFQTFSKVKIRLRTFGEAYTVSKQAQMTLYRCVQESITNAVRHGQASEIVISLHYEEKLIRLDVQDNGLGAEDLTAGFGLNAMKERASNLQGQVYFYSKPGEGTLVTCSLPRLEEIREEMVRLLLVDDQPYIRDSLRIILEQEPDFEIIGLAENGEQAVSFCELDQPHVVLMDLNMPGMDGAEATKHIKQKWPGVRVLILTTFQETDMAVEALQNGADGYLLKSTEPQELFEGIRLVHRGVKMITPDITNVLIDNYEMHPASEAPTEQSNEYGLTPRELEILECLSKGLRYKSIAAKLYLSDGTVRNYASTIYAKLGVRNREEAVDKAFGTME